From the Gammaproteobacteria bacterium genome, one window contains:
- a CDS encoding phage tail assembly protein, with product MSKKVDDKAVENDREILLDMDLRKPVTVAGKEITHIIIREPTVDDLDVMGDIESSNRIVIIKALIAHLLGWAPSDLKKAHVKDVMRMVGAVGEYVMG from the coding sequence ATGAGCAAAAAGGTGGATGACAAAGCCGTCGAAAATGATCGAGAGATCCTGCTGGATATGGATCTGCGCAAGCCAGTGACCGTGGCCGGCAAAGAGATCACGCACATTATTATTCGTGAGCCGACTGTTGATGATCTGGACGTGATGGGTGATATCGAATCCTCCAACCGGATTGTGATCATCAAGGCGCTCATCGCGCACCTGCTGGGCTGGGCACCATCAGACCTGAAAAAGGCGCACGTGAAGGACGTGATGAGAATGGTGGGCGCAGTGGGGGAGTATGTAATGGGTTAG
- a CDS encoding phage tail tube protein encodes MAQILGRAFIHWNGMLLRTKKGSSKAGNIAGMQRNEVIGDAGIDHSEELLAPFVETTVLVTADLNIMELLAAKDAVITFEGDNGKTLVLHEAHQALGGDLSSDSGELETKWVGSRFEEN; translated from the coding sequence ATGGCACAAATACTGGGGCGCGCCTTTATACACTGGAACGGCATGCTGTTGCGTACCAAGAAGGGCAGCAGTAAAGCCGGCAATATTGCCGGCATGCAGAGAAATGAAGTGATCGGTGATGCCGGCATTGATCACAGCGAGGAGCTGCTGGCGCCATTTGTGGAGACCACGGTGCTGGTGACCGCGGATCTCAATATCATGGAACTGCTGGCGGCCAAGGATGCGGTGATCACGTTTGAAGGTGACAACGGCAAGACCCTGGTGCTGCATGAAGCTCACCAGGCGCTTGGTGGTGACCTGTCATCGGACAGCGGTGAACTGGAAACCAAGTGGGTAGGCTCACGATTTGAGGAGAATTAA
- a CDS encoding phage tail sheath subtilisin-like domain-containing protein has protein sequence MDFNEIPIDLRVPGSYVEVDSSRALKGSPAMPHRALIIGQRLAAGTVAANTPTRTVSAAEGETQAGRGSMLAAMIAAFKKANPYTPTTMVALDDDGAGVAHTKTITITGPATAAGSINLYVGGQRVKTAVASTDTGTAIATAVAAAVNADTSLLFTAASALGVVTLTARNKGAAGNDVDVRLNYYDGETLPAGVGAVIADGVAGANNPDITAALAAIGDTQYHTIVMPYTDAANLTVLETELSSRWGPMKMIEGHAFAAAGGTHSDITTLGDSRNSPHVTILGGQDSPTPPYVLAAVVAAVDATATEADPNRPRQSLALPGVMAPAEADRYTYPEQDLHLRDGISTFVVDDGGVCRIQRLITTSQTKAGVPDTSYLNVTDMRNIMYLRYSLRATVALKFPRFKLADDGARIAPGQAITTPTRIKEVIVALARSDWEKKGLVENIDQFKKDLVIERDGANPDRVNALIPPDLVNGFRIFAAQIQFIK, from the coding sequence ATGGACTTTAATGAAATACCGATTGATCTGCGTGTGCCGGGCTCGTATGTCGAGGTAGACAGCAGCCGCGCACTTAAAGGCTCACCGGCCATGCCGCACCGCGCGCTGATCATTGGTCAGCGCCTGGCCGCCGGCACCGTCGCTGCCAATACGCCGACCCGCACCGTGAGTGCGGCGGAAGGCGAAACCCAGGCCGGCCGTGGCTCCATGCTGGCGGCGATGATTGCCGCGTTTAAAAAGGCCAATCCCTACACGCCGACCACCATGGTGGCACTGGATGATGATGGCGCCGGTGTTGCGCACACCAAGACGATCACCATCACCGGCCCGGCCACGGCCGCCGGCTCGATCAATTTGTATGTGGGCGGCCAGCGCGTGAAAACCGCCGTGGCCAGCACTGACACGGGGACCGCAATCGCCACCGCCGTGGCCGCTGCCGTGAATGCCGACACCAGCTTGCTGTTTACTGCCGCCTCTGCGCTGGGCGTGGTGACACTCACCGCGCGCAACAAGGGCGCGGCGGGCAATGATGTTGATGTGCGCCTGAACTACTACGATGGCGAAACCTTGCCCGCCGGCGTGGGTGCGGTGATCGCTGATGGTGTGGCCGGGGCCAATAACCCGGACATTACTGCCGCACTGGCCGCCATTGGTGACACGCAATATCACACCATTGTGATGCCGTACACCGACGCCGCCAACCTGACCGTGCTGGAAACCGAGCTGAGCAGCCGCTGGGGGCCGATGAAGATGATAGAGGGCCATGCGTTTGCCGCTGCCGGTGGTACGCATTCTGATATCACCACGCTTGGCGACAGCCGCAACTCGCCGCACGTGACCATTCTGGGTGGCCAGGATTCGCCAACGCCGCCCTATGTGTTGGCCGCCGTAGTGGCTGCGGTGGATGCAACTGCGACCGAGGCGGATCCAAACCGCCCGCGGCAATCGCTGGCACTGCCTGGTGTAATGGCACCGGCCGAGGCAGACCGATACACCTACCCCGAGCAGGATCTGCACCTGCGCGATGGCATCAGCACGTTTGTGGTGGATGATGGCGGCGTATGTCGCATTCAGCGATTGATTACCACATCCCAGACCAAGGCCGGCGTGCCGGATACCAGCTATCTCAATGTCACCGACATGCGCAACATCATGTATCTGCGCTATAGCCTGCGCGCAACCGTGGCGCTCAAGTTTCCGCGCTTCAAGCTGGCGGACGATGGTGCGCGCATTGCACCGGGCCAGGCGATCACCACCCCGACACGCATCAAGGAGGTTATTGTCGCCCTGGCGCGCAGCGACTGGGAGAAGAAGGGTCTTGTCGAAAATATTGACCAATTCAAAAAGGATCTGGTGATTGAGCGCGATGGTGCGAATCCGGACCGGGTCAATGCGCTGATCCCGCCTGACCTGGTCAACGGCTTCCGTATATTCGCCGCACAGATTCAGTTTATTAAATAG
- a CDS encoding DUF2635 domain-containing protein translates to MTETKTLHIKPARKDLRVPDPDDANKAPLPAKGKVVANSPHWQRRLRAGDVVMVAVEEKPTLAPASRQEPKGNK, encoded by the coding sequence ATGACCGAGACCAAGACCCTGCATATCAAGCCCGCGCGCAAGGATTTGCGTGTGCCGGATCCGGATGACGCAAACAAGGCACCGCTGCCTGCCAAGGGCAAGGTGGTAGCCAACTCACCGCACTGGCAGCGCCGACTGCGCGCCGGTGACGTGGTGATGGTGGCCGTGGAAGAAAAGCCAACACTGGCACCCGCCAGCAGGCAGGAGCCCAAGGGCAACAAGTAA
- a CDS encoding phage protease yields MALKPRRMTFEAPALDGAIRLYSDRVDARRFDNGNTVTTVNLARVMQFKDPFYGTVKLTRKMFESFIENFKANTYGQEIFIDVAHSPSDGAAATVRKLFMDGQKLRAEVEFTEFGIDAVKKRGFRYLSIDFTDNYLHPETQKEHGPLLFGAGLTIRPRVKGLDPVTLSHDKDELPALVSDRVAYMLAEELEQEMKKHIDRLRKQLSEQGLSEKQIAAYVAQLEVAGKTLGENDDAIGAVIDAFVESAKQLAEAGKAGNDAIKLDFSSLNIPAPTAGVTADDLNKLLDERDAKAKAEVKKLAESLDANVKQFSDAIEEAEGLKQLSEDDRKALLSAADMITANMTAEQVTKLAEHQIALGNKMVAATKLSSMGYAGPAGSMHITVDERNSVMKLQEEINRGLRGTSQHAARKLVLAEDPSKQHPMIGMVLAEFDRIHAVRLAHEAKQFAAGSTGIGDTQLPIGFQRTVIMEALSDLRVLELLQTLTDPSAQATTEIPYETRDGSAILNNGVVYEGQPIRRASVQQAMDTAYIVPMKLGFIISEEVMHFTRASAINWDAYGRNVASNARFMRELIVRRICNELQRSADAYSATAVANEGLDAQLTGAKSIVKTANFPIVRPHQQRDLKGTAVGALENPIVVRLNGAAIAEYDGSGTQAPGTYYSIINYNLGYVQFVDESGTPATPPNAAGVDDISYSYSTNVEFFDMDDPGSDIGLHLNGLLRAFGDRKTLMAQDRFVVPDFMLMSYTLNNSVTNANNFEADSKRNGTDTTSQGDLATVKGVGAFSTNAPSVDLGEERAIIGQRNVMTYTVAKPFVTGQPFEVTDANGYATGQKQAYGTEFSAMKVPTPIRGHLTSLIAYSVTARAAV; encoded by the coding sequence ATGGCACTGAAACCAAGGCGGATGACATTTGAGGCACCGGCGCTGGATGGCGCGATACGGCTGTACTCGGATCGCGTGGACGCGCGGCGCTTTGACAATGGCAACACGGTCACCACCGTGAACCTGGCCCGGGTGATGCAGTTTAAGGATCCATTCTATGGAACCGTAAAGCTCACGCGCAAAATGTTTGAGAGTTTCATTGAGAATTTCAAGGCCAACACCTATGGCCAGGAGATTTTCATTGATGTGGCTCACTCACCCAGCGATGGCGCGGCGGCAACTGTCCGCAAGCTGTTTATGGATGGGCAGAAACTGCGCGCGGAGGTGGAGTTTACCGAGTTTGGTATTGATGCTGTGAAAAAGCGCGGCTTTCGTTACCTGTCGATAGACTTCACGGATAACTACTTGCACCCGGAAACGCAAAAAGAGCATGGCCCGCTGCTGTTTGGCGCCGGCCTGACCATTCGCCCGCGCGTGAAAGGCCTCGACCCCGTAACCCTATCCCATGACAAGGATGAACTGCCCGCGCTGGTCAGCGACCGCGTGGCGTACATGCTTGCCGAAGAACTGGAGCAAGAAATGAAAAAACATATCGATCGGCTGCGTAAGCAGCTATCTGAGCAGGGCCTGTCTGAAAAGCAAATTGCGGCCTACGTGGCCCAGCTGGAAGTGGCGGGCAAAACACTGGGCGAAAACGATGACGCCATCGGCGCCGTGATTGATGCCTTTGTTGAATCCGCCAAGCAGCTGGCCGAGGCCGGCAAGGCCGGCAACGATGCCATCAAGCTGGATTTTTCCAGCCTGAACATTCCAGCGCCCACTGCCGGTGTTACCGCTGACGATCTCAACAAGCTGCTGGATGAGCGTGATGCCAAGGCAAAGGCAGAGGTCAAGAAGCTGGCCGAGAGCCTGGATGCCAACGTCAAGCAATTCAGTGACGCTATCGAAGAGGCCGAAGGCCTCAAGCAGCTGTCTGAAGATGATCGCAAGGCGCTGCTCTCAGCCGCTGACATGATCACCGCCAACATGACCGCCGAGCAGGTGACCAAGCTGGCTGAGCACCAGATTGCCCTGGGCAACAAGATGGTGGCCGCCACCAAGCTCAGCAGCATGGGCTATGCCGGTCCGGCCGGATCCATGCACATCACGGTTGATGAGCGCAACTCGGTGATGAAGTTGCAGGAAGAGATCAACAGGGGCCTGCGCGGCACCTCCCAGCATGCCGCTCGCAAGCTGGTGCTGGCCGAAGACCCAAGCAAGCAACACCCCATGATCGGCATGGTGCTGGCCGAGTTTGACCGCATCCATGCGGTGCGCCTGGCGCATGAAGCCAAGCAGTTTGCCGCTGGCAGTACCGGCATCGGCGATACCCAGCTGCCGATCGGTTTCCAGCGCACCGTGATCATGGAAGCGCTCAGCGATCTGCGCGTGCTGGAACTGTTGCAGACGCTGACTGACCCAAGCGCACAAGCCACCACCGAGATCCCGTATGAAACACGTGATGGCTCCGCCATTCTCAACAATGGCGTCGTGTATGAAGGCCAGCCGATTCGACGCGCGTCAGTACAGCAGGCCATGGATACCGCGTACATCGTGCCCATGAAGCTCGGCTTTATTATCTCGGAAGAGGTAATGCACTTTACCCGTGCCAGCGCGATCAACTGGGATGCTTACGGCCGCAACGTGGCCAGCAATGCCCGATTCATGCGCGAGCTGATTGTGCGCCGCATTTGCAACGAGCTGCAGCGCAGCGCGGATGCCTACAGCGCCACCGCGGTGGCCAATGAAGGCCTGGATGCGCAGCTGACCGGTGCCAAGAGCATTGTGAAAACTGCCAACTTCCCGATCGTGCGGCCACACCAGCAGCGCGACCTGAAAGGCACAGCGGTCGGCGCCCTCGAAAATCCGATTGTTGTGCGGCTCAATGGTGCGGCGATTGCCGAGTATGACGGCAGCGGCACCCAGGCACCGGGCACGTATTACAGCATCATCAACTACAACCTGGGCTATGTGCAGTTTGTAGATGAATCTGGTACGCCTGCCACACCACCTAACGCCGCCGGCGTGGATGATATCAGCTACAGCTACTCAACCAATGTCGAATTCTTTGACATGGACGATCCTGGCTCTGATATCGGCTTGCACCTCAATGGTTTGCTGCGCGCCTTTGGTGATCGCAAAACATTGATGGCACAGGATCGGTTTGTGGTGCCGGATTTCATGCTGATGAGCTACACGCTCAATAACAGCGTGACCAACGCCAACAACTTTGAGGCCGACAGCAAGCGCAACGGTACCGATACCACCAGCCAGGGCGACCTGGCCACCGTCAAGGGTGTGGGTGCATTTTCTACCAATGCGCCGAGCGTGGACCTGGGCGAAGAGCGCGCCATTATCGGCCAGCGCAATGTGATGACCTACACCGTGGCCAAGCCATTTGTCACCGGCCAGCCCTTCGAGGTAACCGATGCTAATGGTTATGCCACCGGTCAGAAACAGGCGTATGGCACTGAATTCAGCGCCATGAAAGTGCCGACGCCTATCCGCGGCCACCTGACTTCGCTGATCGCCTACTCGGTAACGGCCCGCGCTGCGGTTTAA
- the acpS gene encoding holo-ACP synthase — MIFGIGTDIVRVNRMQHGIDRFGDEFARRILAQQEFDEYVKISKRANFLAKRFAAKEATAKAMGLGFRNGLRLKDIAVTNDNLGKPLLKLSGYADKFACEHDIVAMNISLSDEQDYAVAFVILER; from the coding sequence GTGATATTCGGTATTGGCACCGACATCGTCCGGGTTAACCGTATGCAACACGGTATTGACCGGTTTGGCGATGAATTTGCTCGCAGAATTCTTGCGCAACAGGAATTTGATGAGTATGTGAAGATCAGCAAGCGCGCCAATTTTCTGGCAAAACGATTCGCGGCAAAGGAGGCAACGGCGAAGGCAATGGGCCTGGGATTCCGTAATGGTCTCCGCCTCAAGGATATTGCTGTTACCAACGATAACCTGGGTAAACCGCTGCTAAAGCTAAGCGGCTATGCTGACAAGTTTGCGTGTGAGCATGATATTGTCGCCATGAATATCAGTCTGAGTGATGAACAAGACTACGCTGTCGCCTTTGTAATACTCGAGCGCTGA
- the pdxJ gene encoding pyridoxine 5'-phosphate synthase, giving the protein MSMKLGVNIDHVATLRQARGTRYPEPVQAALEAEQAGADAITLHLREDRRHIQDRDVELLKDILQTRMNLEMAVTEEMIGIASRIQPADCCLVPERREELTTEGGLDVAGQKDKIARACERLGDAGVRVSLFIDADLHQLDAAQSCGAPVVEIHTGHYADARNEKQKIAEFARIERAVQHGLELGLQVNAGHGLHYQNVHTIAGLTGISELNIGHAIISRALFVGMQAAVSEMKRLMREAQIR; this is encoded by the coding sequence ATGAGTATGAAACTTGGAGTCAACATTGATCACGTCGCGACATTGCGACAGGCACGCGGTACGCGGTACCCCGAACCGGTGCAGGCTGCGCTGGAAGCAGAGCAAGCAGGTGCCGACGCCATTACCCTGCATCTTCGTGAAGACCGTCGACATATCCAGGATCGTGATGTTGAATTACTCAAGGACATCCTGCAAACACGCATGAATCTCGAAATGGCGGTGACCGAAGAAATGATCGGCATTGCTTCCCGCATACAGCCTGCTGATTGTTGCCTGGTTCCTGAGCGTCGAGAGGAGCTCACAACCGAGGGAGGCCTGGATGTTGCCGGACAAAAAGACAAGATTGCCCGCGCCTGTGAGAGACTTGGCGATGCCGGTGTCAGGGTTTCTCTTTTTATTGATGCCGATCTTCACCAGCTTGATGCCGCGCAAAGTTGTGGCGCGCCGGTAGTTGAAATTCATACCGGGCATTACGCCGATGCCAGAAACGAGAAACAGAAAATAGCCGAGTTCGCCCGTATCGAAAGGGCGGTGCAACACGGGCTGGAACTTGGTTTGCAGGTAAATGCTGGACATGGGTTGCATTATCAAAATGTTCATACAATTGCCGGTCTGACTGGTATCAGCGAGCTTAATATTGGTCATGCCATAATTTCACGTGCTTTGTTTGTCGGTATGCAGGCAGCCGTGAGTGAAATGAAACGTTTGATGCGAGAGGCGCAAATCCGGTGA
- the recO gene encoding DNA repair protein RecO, protein MIRVDNEPAFILHQRDYRETSRLVELFTPNHGRVSVVAKGVRRQPKKGSQAIGLFQSYSTSWSGRGELMNLNRIEADSLAAELAGERLYCGLYVNEVLMRVLHYQEPHQELFYHYRGLITELAAAGNLALLLRQFELNLLTELGYGLVLDHEVAGGKAIDCDATYDYIIDAGPRLLADKARASGVVISGNCLIGLRQGDLAPGCLPSVRNLMRAAIDARLDGRPLVSRQMLQRMRRIHKSTPVAKETMVPE, encoded by the coding sequence ATGATCAGGGTCGACAATGAGCCGGCATTCATCCTGCACCAGCGTGACTACCGGGAAACCAGTCGACTGGTGGAGCTCTTTACACCGAATCACGGGCGCGTCAGCGTCGTCGCCAAAGGTGTGCGACGCCAGCCGAAAAAGGGAAGCCAGGCAATTGGTCTTTTCCAGTCCTATAGCACCAGCTGGTCCGGTCGCGGCGAATTGATGAACCTGAACCGTATCGAAGCTGATTCGTTGGCAGCCGAACTTGCCGGCGAGCGACTATATTGCGGACTTTATGTGAATGAAGTATTAATGCGCGTGCTTCATTACCAGGAGCCGCACCAGGAACTGTTTTATCATTACCGTGGCCTGATTACAGAGCTGGCCGCGGCAGGCAATCTGGCGTTGTTGCTGCGCCAGTTTGAACTGAATTTGCTGACGGAGCTTGGTTACGGGTTGGTACTCGACCACGAAGTAGCAGGCGGGAAGGCTATTGATTGCGACGCGACCTATGACTATATCATCGACGCAGGACCGCGGCTTCTGGCTGACAAGGCCCGCGCATCCGGGGTTGTGATCAGCGGCAACTGCCTGATCGGTCTCCGGCAAGGTGACCTGGCGCCAGGCTGCCTGCCATCAGTACGCAACCTTATGCGCGCCGCAATTGATGCGAGGCTTGACGGCAGGCCGCTGGTCAGTCGGCAAATGTTACAGCGCATGAGGCGAATTCATAAATCGACACCAGTTGCTAAAGAAACAATGGTACCAGAGTGA
- the era gene encoding GTPase Era produces the protein MNPDTPYRCGYVALIGRPNAGKSTLLNRLVGEKLAITSRRPHTTRQQVLGIRTTPACQLIFIDTPGMHDSRQNSMNRYINRIARGALEGVDAIVVLITPRGWTDTDKTILQAALKENVPVIIAINKVDTLEDRDALLPLIAESSAMPGADVIQDIIPISALRGENLDRLEKLLMRQLPEQPAVFPEDQLTDRTDRFMASEYIREQVFRQLGQEVPHAAAVSIESYAEEKKLIRIEAIIWVEREGQKAIVIGKKGQRMKDIGSEARKQLEAFLGKKVFLQLWVKVRENWRDNEMMLRNLGFGED, from the coding sequence ATGAATCCTGATACACCTTATCGCTGTGGCTACGTGGCCCTTATTGGCCGACCCAATGCCGGCAAATCGACGCTGCTCAATCGCCTGGTAGGGGAAAAACTTGCCATCACGTCGCGCCGTCCGCATACCACGAGACAGCAAGTACTGGGAATACGAACGACACCGGCCTGTCAATTGATCTTCATTGATACGCCGGGCATGCACGACAGCAGGCAGAATTCCATGAATCGCTACATCAACCGAATCGCCAGAGGTGCGCTGGAAGGGGTTGACGCCATTGTTGTATTGATTACCCCGCGCGGCTGGACAGATACGGACAAGACAATACTGCAGGCTGCGCTTAAGGAAAACGTACCGGTGATTATCGCAATAAACAAGGTTGATACGCTTGAGGATCGCGATGCGTTGTTACCGCTTATTGCCGAATCTTCGGCCATGCCAGGAGCCGATGTCATTCAGGATATTATTCCGATCTCGGCGTTACGCGGCGAGAATCTTGATCGCCTCGAAAAATTGCTGATGCGGCAACTGCCGGAGCAGCCGGCAGTATTCCCTGAAGATCAGCTGACTGACCGGACTGACCGGTTCATGGCCAGTGAGTACATTCGTGAGCAGGTGTTCAGACAGCTGGGACAGGAGGTGCCGCACGCAGCTGCCGTGTCCATTGAATCCTATGCCGAGGAAAAAAAGCTAATCCGTATCGAAGCCATTATCTGGGTGGAGCGTGAAGGCCAAAAAGCCATCGTTATTGGCAAAAAAGGTCAGCGCATGAAAGATATTGGCAGTGAAGCCAGGAAACAACTCGAAGCGTTCCTGGGCAAGAAGGTGTTTCTGCAGTTGTGGGTCAAGGTTCGTGAAAACTGGCGTGACAACGAGATGATGTTGCGCAACCTGGGGTTCGGAGAGGACTGA
- the rnc gene encoding ribonuclease III, which translates to MPATKFSRLYKKLGYVFSDETILPQALTHRSKSTVNNERLEFLGDSVLGFTISAELYRRFPETNEGVLTRLRARLVRKETLARLARELGLGDYLRLGTGELKSGGFDRDSILADALEAIFGAAFVDGGVDAGRQIVLHLYQHELESTTSATAAKDPKTRLQEYLQKQGLTLPVYSTVDIKGKAHRQEFQVSCEVPGLEPIEGRGSSRRKAEQDAASIAYEKLQNES; encoded by the coding sequence TTGCCGGCGACTAAATTCAGCCGTCTGTACAAAAAACTGGGGTATGTATTTTCAGATGAAACAATATTACCCCAGGCGCTAACCCATCGAAGCAAGAGCACTGTCAACAATGAACGTCTCGAATTTCTTGGTGACAGTGTTCTTGGATTTACCATCTCCGCCGAACTCTACAGGCGATTTCCCGAGACTAATGAAGGCGTATTGACCAGGTTGCGCGCCAGACTTGTGCGCAAGGAAACACTGGCAAGACTGGCCCGCGAACTGGGCCTGGGTGACTATCTTCGCCTCGGCACCGGCGAACTGAAAAGCGGTGGTTTTGACCGAGACTCTATCCTGGCCGATGCGCTGGAAGCCATTTTTGGAGCGGCGTTTGTCGACGGTGGAGTTGATGCCGGACGGCAGATCGTATTGCATCTTTATCAGCATGAACTGGAAAGCACGACCAGCGCGACAGCCGCCAAGGATCCGAAAACCCGGTTGCAGGAATATCTGCAAAAGCAGGGGCTGACCCTGCCTGTTTATTCGACTGTTGATATCAAGGGCAAGGCCCACAGACAGGAATTCCAGGTAAGTTGCGAGGTGCCTGGCCTGGAACCTATTGAAGGGCGGGGCAGCTCCCGGCGCAAGGCCGAACAGGATGCCGCCAGTATCGCCTACGAGAAACTGCAAAATGAATCCTGA
- a CDS encoding DUF4845 domain-containing protein produces MGRNNMNMNHRFQRGMSIWSFSLIALVGGFFVLVGVKMVPVYLTDMKIKSALTSLARDPVAQNAPKYEIKEMIRKRLEIDMAERAVNLEQDLAFERDGRARVIRIAYESVTPLFSNISILVQFDHKEKVGDFAGD; encoded by the coding sequence ATGGGTCGAAACAATATGAATATGAATCATCGCTTCCAGCGCGGTATGTCTATCTGGTCTTTCTCGCTGATTGCACTGGTGGGCGGGTTTTTTGTCCTGGTGGGGGTAAAAATGGTCCCGGTCTACCTTACGGACATGAAAATCAAGAGTGCATTGACCAGCCTTGCCCGGGATCCGGTGGCGCAAAATGCCCCGAAATATGAGATCAAGGAAATGATCCGCAAACGACTCGAAATAGATATGGCAGAACGGGCGGTAAATCTTGAGCAGGATCTGGCGTTTGAACGTGATGGCCGGGCCCGCGTTATCCGCATTGCCTACGAAAGCGTAACACCGCTGTTTTCCAATATATCGATACTGGTGCAGTTTGATCACAAGGAAAAGGTGGGTGACTTTGCCGGCGACTAA
- the lepB gene encoding signal peptidase I: protein MDFSLFLFLSLVVTGVVWAWDAFMMKGGREQRAADLRNAGGTVDAVERIRREPIMAEYARSFFPVILFVFVLRSFLFEPFRIPSGSMLPNLLVGDFIVVNKYAYGVRLPVINKKVINIAAPDRGDVMVFRFPRDPSVNYIKRVIGVPGDRIAYRDNRLHVNGKAVTYDKQADYIYRDISGGERKFLQYLEQLDGESGEHRVILEEGSYASGPIELTVPEGQYFVMGDNRDNSNDSRYWGFVPDANVVGKAFMIWFSWDLRMSWDHVLWHRMGNSIN, encoded by the coding sequence ATGGATTTTTCGCTGTTCCTGTTCCTGTCCCTGGTTGTGACCGGCGTTGTCTGGGCCTGGGATGCATTCATGATGAAAGGTGGGCGCGAACAGCGCGCGGCTGATTTGCGCAACGCCGGTGGTACCGTTGATGCCGTGGAGCGAATCCGGCGTGAACCAATAATGGCTGAATACGCGCGCAGTTTTTTCCCGGTCATCCTGTTTGTATTTGTATTGCGCTCGTTCCTGTTTGAGCCATTCAGAATTCCATCGGGTTCGATGCTGCCCAACCTGCTGGTGGGTGATTTTATAGTCGTGAACAAGTACGCCTACGGTGTTCGCCTGCCGGTGATAAACAAAAAAGTCATCAATATTGCAGCACCGGATCGCGGTGATGTCATGGTTTTCCGGTTTCCGCGTGACCCCTCGGTAAACTACATCAAGCGTGTCATCGGTGTGCCGGGTGATCGTATTGCCTACCGGGACAACAGGCTGCATGTCAATGGAAAAGCAGTGACTTATGACAAGCAGGCAGACTATATTTATCGGGATATCAGCGGTGGAGAAAGAAAGTTCTTGCAGTACCTGGAACAACTGGACGGCGAATCCGGGGAGCACAGGGTTATCCTGGAAGAAGGAAGTTATGCTTCCGGGCCAATAGAGCTCACGGTTCCTGAAGGGCAGTATTTTGTCATGGGTGACAATCGTGACAACAGCAATGACAGTCGTTATTGGGGATTTGTCCCGGATGCCAACGTCGTCGGAAAGGCCTTCATGATCTGGTTCAGTTGGGATTTGAGGATGAGCTGGGACCACGTATTGTGGCATCGAATGGGAAATTCGATAAACTAG